From Pseudobythopirellula maris:
CGCGATTAAGCCGCCGTTCGCCAAGCTCTACATGAGCTTCGGTGATTTTAGCGGGCTAGCGGAGAACGCTTCAAGTACACCCGCCACACAAAAGAATTACCCACCTATCTCAACTGAGGAAGAATGATGTCGAAAGAACGCACGCTCGAGAATCTGCAAACCGCTCTCGAGATGGAGTTAACCGCGACCCACCAGTACCAGCTGCACGCCGGCGTGCTCGATGATTGGGGACTGAGCCTTTTGGCGACGCAGATGCGTGTCGAGTTGCAGGAAGAGCTCACTCACTCCGAGGCATTCATGGTTCGCATCTTGTTCTTCGGTGGCGATCCCCAGCTCAAGCTGGCGAAGACTCCAGTAAAAGCCAAGTCGCTCAAAG
This genomic window contains:
- a CDS encoding bacterioferritin, which produces MSKERTLENLQTALEMELTATHQYQLHAGVLDDWGLSLLATQMRVELQEELTHSEAFMVRILFFGGDPQLKLAKTPVKAKSLKEMFETDLVDEKDAIEFYTKASFEAAADGDIGTRQLFERIAIEEEDHMSWLELQIDLLARMGEPAYIAKHMPAPGAR